In Panthera leo isolate Ple1 chromosome F3, P.leo_Ple1_pat1.1, whole genome shotgun sequence, one genomic interval encodes:
- the LOC122212432 gene encoding Fc receptor-like protein 3 isoform X1 produces MFCEHRWDRSLAFGETVFPCPRPGPAPMLLWLLLILAPGRQPAGALPKALLLLKPPWSTAFEGETVTLFCKDHHSLAWEYVSWYHNETPLRKQSGRLQISKSGHYRCKTQRSSLSDPVHVQFLPDWLVLQASHPAFERDKVVLRCRGKEEEDIMERTYYKNEEKIGSSYNSNITVYPAFNDDSTYRCTASGMYILGMSWTETSRPLKIQVQELFPSPVLTASPSWPIEGSPVTLTCETWLPPLTSHTRLQFCFFKEHRALGAGWSNSPELQIPTMWSEGAASYWCQARTVIPRILKTSPRSQIRVHRVPVSDVNLETQPPVGQLIEGEDLVLICSVAAGTGTVTFSWHREGSERSLGRKTQNALSAELRIASVREQDAGRYYCAADNLDGPVLSKRIRITPRVPASRPVLTVRTPRAQAVEGDVVELHCEAQRGSPPILYRFYREDVPLGSSSAPSGGGASLNLSLTAEHSGNYSCEANNGLRVQRSKMVSLSITVPVSHPVLTLNPDVAQAMVGDVLELRCEAQRGSPPILYWFYHEDVILGNTSAPFGGGASFNLSLTTEHSGNYSCGADNGLGAQSSETVSLNITGLCKNKVTHITVGVIGCLLSMLGLAATAALVGRFRTQRKSGAIPRNIGSVPGPDPPAQALHSPRGLSRPALMELQPLYSNVSPGDDDLVYSQIWIRQHREGSPAHSPRTHQKGEVFHQEPAIVYSEVKRADPYDPARQDCEEAAEGYENVPCTSLASDH; encoded by the exons ATGTTCTGCGAACACAG ATGGGACAGAAGCCTGGCTTTTGGTGAGACAGTCTTCCCCTGCCCTCGGCCAGGCCCGGCCCCCATGCTTCTGTGGCTGCTGCTGATCCTGG CTCCCGGACGACAGCCGGCAG GAGCACTTCCAAAAGCTTTACTTCTCCTCAAACCTCCATGGTCCACAGCCTTCGAAGGAGAGACAGTGACTCTCTTCTGTAAGGATCACCATTCTCTAGCCTGGGAATACGTATCTTGGTATCACAATGAGACTCCCTTGAGAAAACAATCCGGAAGACTCCAAATAAGCAAGTCTGGACATTACAGATGCAAGACCCAAAGATCTTCCCTCAGTGACCCCGTGCATGTGCAGTTTTTACCTG ACTGGCTGGTCCTCCAGGCCTCACACCCTGCCTTTGAAAGAGATAAAGTGGTTCTGAGATGccgagggaaagaagaagaagatattaTGGAAAGGACTTactacaaaaatgaagaaaaaattggaaGTTCTTATAACTCAAACATCACAGTATATCCAGCCTTCAACGATGATAGCACATATCGTTGTACTGCTTCTGGGATGTATATTTTGGGGATGTCATGGACAGAAACTTCAAGACCTTTAAAGATCCAAGTTCAAG AGCTGTTTCCgagtcctgtgctgacagccagccCCTCCTGGCCCATCGAGGGGAGCCCCGTGACCCTGACATGTGAGACCTGGCTTCCTCCACTGACATCGCACACTAGACTTCAGTTCTGTTTCTTCAAAGAGCACCGGGCTCTGGGGGCCGGCTGGAGCAACTCCCCGGAGCTCCAGATCCCCACCATGTGGAGTGAAGGCGCCGCCTCCTACTGGTGCCAAGCGAGGACGGTGATTCCCAGGATCCTGAAAACAAGCCCACGATCCCAGATACGTGTCCATA GGGTCCCTGTGTCTGATGTGAATCTAGAGACGCAGCCCCCTGTGGGCCAGCTGATTGAAGGAGAAGACCTCGTCCTTATCTGCTCAGTAGCTGCGGGCACAGGGACTGTCACGTTCTCCTGGCACCGGGAGGGCTCGGAGAGGAGTTTGGGCAGGAAGACCCAGAACGCCCTGTCTGCAGAGCTGCGGATAGCCTCCGTGAGGGAGCAGGATGCCGGGAGGTACTACTGTGCGGCCGACAACCTGGATGGCCCTGTCCTCAGTAAACGGATCAGAATCACACCGAGAG TTCCAGCGTCCCGCCCCGTCCTCACCGTCAGGACGCCCAGGGCCCAGGCCGTGGAGGGGGACGTGGTAGAGCTTCACTGCGAGGCCCAGAGGGGCTCTCCCCCCATCCTGTACCGGTTTTATCGCGAGGACGTCCCCCTGGGGAGCAGCTCGGCCCCCTCTGGAGGAGGAGCGTCCCTCAACCTCTCTCTGACCGCAGAACATTCTGGAAACTACTCCTGCGAGGCCAACAACGGCCTGAGAGTTCAGCGCAGTAAGATGGTGTCCCTCAGCATCACAG TTCCAGTGTCGCACCCTGTCCTCACCCTCAACCCTGATGTGGCCCAGGCTATGGTGGGAGATGTGTTAGAGCTTCGCtgtgaggcccagaggggttCTCCCCCGATCTTATACTGGTTTTATCATGAGGATGTCATCTTGGGGAACACCTCAGCCCCCTTTGGAGGCGGAGCATCTTTTAACCTCTCTCTGACCACAGAACATTCTGGAAACTACTCCTGTGGGGCTGACAATGGCCTGGGGGCTCAGAGCAGCGAGACGGTGTCACTTAACATCACAG GGCTTTGCAAGAACAAAGTAACCCATATCACTGTGGGAGTCATCGGGTGCTTGCTAAGCATGCTTGGTCTCGCTGCTACGGCTGCTCTGGTGGGTCGCTTCAGAACCCAAAGGAAGTCAG GGGCAATCCCAAGGAACATCGGGAGCGTTCCTGGCCCAGACCCTCCAGCACAGGCCCTCCACAGCCCACGCGGTCTGAGCCGGCCAGCCCTAATGGAGCTACAGCCCTTGTACAGCAACG TCAGTCCTGGCGATGACGACCTGGTTTATTCCCAGATCTGGATCAGACAGCACAGAGAAGGAAGTCCAG CACATTCACCAAGGACGCATCAGAAGGGTGAG GTTTTCCACCAGGAACCTGCAATCGTCTATTCAGAGGTGAAGAGGGCAGACCCCTACGACCCTGCACGGCAGGACTGTGAGGAGGCCGCAGAAGGCTATGAGAACGTCCCGTGCACGTCGCTGGCCTCGGACCACTAG
- the LOC122212432 gene encoding Fc receptor-like protein 3 isoform X2, whose protein sequence is MFCEHRWDRSLAFGETVFPCPRPGPAPMLLWLLLILAPGRQPAGALPKALLLLKPPWSTAFEGETVTLFCKDHHSLAWEYVSWYHNETPLRKQSGRLQISKSGHYRCKTQRSSLSDPVHVQFLPDWLVLQASHPAFERDKVVLRCRGKEEEDIMERTYYKNEEKIGSSYNSNITVYPAFNDDSTYRCTASGMYILGMSWTETSRPLKIQVQELFPSPVLTASPSWPIEGSPVTLTCETWLPPLTSHTRLQFCFFKEHRALGAGWSNSPELQIPTMWSEGAASYWCQARTVIPRILKTSPRSQIRVHRVPVSDVNLETQPPVGQLIEGEDLVLICSVAAGTGTVTFSWHREGSERSLGRKTQNALSAELRIASVREQDAGRYYCAADNLDGPVLSKRIRITPRVPASRPVLTVRTPRAQAVEGDVVELHCEAQRGSPPILYRFYREDVPLGSSSAPSGGGASLNLSLTAEHSGNYSCEANNGLRVQRSKMVSLSITVPVSHPVLTLNPDVAQAMVGDVLELRCEAQRGSPPILYWFYHEDVILGNTSAPFGGGASFNLSLTTEHSGNYSCGADNGLGAQSSETVSLNITGLCKNKVTHITVGVIGCLLSMLGLAATAALVGRFRTQRKSGAIPRNIGSVPGPDPPAQALHSPRGLSRPALMELQPLYSNVSPGDDDLVYSQIWIRQHREGSPAHSPRTHQKGEEPAIVYSEVKRADPYDPARQDCEEAAEGYENVPCTSLASDH, encoded by the exons ATGTTCTGCGAACACAG ATGGGACAGAAGCCTGGCTTTTGGTGAGACAGTCTTCCCCTGCCCTCGGCCAGGCCCGGCCCCCATGCTTCTGTGGCTGCTGCTGATCCTGG CTCCCGGACGACAGCCGGCAG GAGCACTTCCAAAAGCTTTACTTCTCCTCAAACCTCCATGGTCCACAGCCTTCGAAGGAGAGACAGTGACTCTCTTCTGTAAGGATCACCATTCTCTAGCCTGGGAATACGTATCTTGGTATCACAATGAGACTCCCTTGAGAAAACAATCCGGAAGACTCCAAATAAGCAAGTCTGGACATTACAGATGCAAGACCCAAAGATCTTCCCTCAGTGACCCCGTGCATGTGCAGTTTTTACCTG ACTGGCTGGTCCTCCAGGCCTCACACCCTGCCTTTGAAAGAGATAAAGTGGTTCTGAGATGccgagggaaagaagaagaagatattaTGGAAAGGACTTactacaaaaatgaagaaaaaattggaaGTTCTTATAACTCAAACATCACAGTATATCCAGCCTTCAACGATGATAGCACATATCGTTGTACTGCTTCTGGGATGTATATTTTGGGGATGTCATGGACAGAAACTTCAAGACCTTTAAAGATCCAAGTTCAAG AGCTGTTTCCgagtcctgtgctgacagccagccCCTCCTGGCCCATCGAGGGGAGCCCCGTGACCCTGACATGTGAGACCTGGCTTCCTCCACTGACATCGCACACTAGACTTCAGTTCTGTTTCTTCAAAGAGCACCGGGCTCTGGGGGCCGGCTGGAGCAACTCCCCGGAGCTCCAGATCCCCACCATGTGGAGTGAAGGCGCCGCCTCCTACTGGTGCCAAGCGAGGACGGTGATTCCCAGGATCCTGAAAACAAGCCCACGATCCCAGATACGTGTCCATA GGGTCCCTGTGTCTGATGTGAATCTAGAGACGCAGCCCCCTGTGGGCCAGCTGATTGAAGGAGAAGACCTCGTCCTTATCTGCTCAGTAGCTGCGGGCACAGGGACTGTCACGTTCTCCTGGCACCGGGAGGGCTCGGAGAGGAGTTTGGGCAGGAAGACCCAGAACGCCCTGTCTGCAGAGCTGCGGATAGCCTCCGTGAGGGAGCAGGATGCCGGGAGGTACTACTGTGCGGCCGACAACCTGGATGGCCCTGTCCTCAGTAAACGGATCAGAATCACACCGAGAG TTCCAGCGTCCCGCCCCGTCCTCACCGTCAGGACGCCCAGGGCCCAGGCCGTGGAGGGGGACGTGGTAGAGCTTCACTGCGAGGCCCAGAGGGGCTCTCCCCCCATCCTGTACCGGTTTTATCGCGAGGACGTCCCCCTGGGGAGCAGCTCGGCCCCCTCTGGAGGAGGAGCGTCCCTCAACCTCTCTCTGACCGCAGAACATTCTGGAAACTACTCCTGCGAGGCCAACAACGGCCTGAGAGTTCAGCGCAGTAAGATGGTGTCCCTCAGCATCACAG TTCCAGTGTCGCACCCTGTCCTCACCCTCAACCCTGATGTGGCCCAGGCTATGGTGGGAGATGTGTTAGAGCTTCGCtgtgaggcccagaggggttCTCCCCCGATCTTATACTGGTTTTATCATGAGGATGTCATCTTGGGGAACACCTCAGCCCCCTTTGGAGGCGGAGCATCTTTTAACCTCTCTCTGACCACAGAACATTCTGGAAACTACTCCTGTGGGGCTGACAATGGCCTGGGGGCTCAGAGCAGCGAGACGGTGTCACTTAACATCACAG GGCTTTGCAAGAACAAAGTAACCCATATCACTGTGGGAGTCATCGGGTGCTTGCTAAGCATGCTTGGTCTCGCTGCTACGGCTGCTCTGGTGGGTCGCTTCAGAACCCAAAGGAAGTCAG GGGCAATCCCAAGGAACATCGGGAGCGTTCCTGGCCCAGACCCTCCAGCACAGGCCCTCCACAGCCCACGCGGTCTGAGCCGGCCAGCCCTAATGGAGCTACAGCCCTTGTACAGCAACG TCAGTCCTGGCGATGACGACCTGGTTTATTCCCAGATCTGGATCAGACAGCACAGAGAAGGAAGTCCAG CACATTCACCAAGGACGCATCAGAAGGGTGAG GAACCTGCAATCGTCTATTCAGAGGTGAAGAGGGCAGACCCCTACGACCCTGCACGGCAGGACTGTGAGGAGGCCGCAGAAGGCTATGAGAACGTCCCGTGCACGTCGCTGGCCTCGGACCACTAG
- the LOC122212432 gene encoding Fc receptor-like protein 3 isoform X3, with product MFCEHRWDRSLAFGETVFPCPRPGPAPMLLWLLLILAPGRQPAGALPKALLLLKPPWSTAFEGETVTLFCKDHHSLAWEYVSWYHNETPLRKQSGRLQISKSGHYRCKTQRSSLSDPVHVQFLPDWLVLQASHPAFERDKVVLRCRGKEEEDIMERTYYKNEEKIGSSYNSNITVYPAFNDDSTYRCTASGMYILGMSWTETSRPLKIQVQELFPSPVLTASPSWPIEGSPVTLTCETWLPPLTSHTRLQFCFFKEHRALGAGWSNSPELQIPTMWSEGAASYWCQARTVIPRILKTSPRSQIRVHRVPVSDVNLETQPPVGQLIEGEDLVLICSVAAGTGTVTFSWHREGSERSLGRKTQNALSAELRIASVREQDAGRYYCAADNLDGPVLSKRIRITPRVPASRPVLTVRTPRAQAVEGDVVELHCEAQRGSPPILYRFYREDVPLGSSSAPSGGGASLNLSLTAEHSGNYSCEANNGLRVQRSKMVSLSITVPVSHPVLTLNPDVAQAMVGDVLELRCEAQRGSPPILYWFYHEDVILGNTSAPFGGGASFNLSLTTEHSGNYSCGADNGLGAQSSETVSLNITGAIPRNIGSVPGPDPPAQALHSPRGLSRPALMELQPLYSNVSPGDDDLVYSQIWIRQHREGSPAHSPRTHQKGEVFHQEPAIVYSEVKRADPYDPARQDCEEAAEGYENVPCTSLASDH from the exons ATGTTCTGCGAACACAG ATGGGACAGAAGCCTGGCTTTTGGTGAGACAGTCTTCCCCTGCCCTCGGCCAGGCCCGGCCCCCATGCTTCTGTGGCTGCTGCTGATCCTGG CTCCCGGACGACAGCCGGCAG GAGCACTTCCAAAAGCTTTACTTCTCCTCAAACCTCCATGGTCCACAGCCTTCGAAGGAGAGACAGTGACTCTCTTCTGTAAGGATCACCATTCTCTAGCCTGGGAATACGTATCTTGGTATCACAATGAGACTCCCTTGAGAAAACAATCCGGAAGACTCCAAATAAGCAAGTCTGGACATTACAGATGCAAGACCCAAAGATCTTCCCTCAGTGACCCCGTGCATGTGCAGTTTTTACCTG ACTGGCTGGTCCTCCAGGCCTCACACCCTGCCTTTGAAAGAGATAAAGTGGTTCTGAGATGccgagggaaagaagaagaagatattaTGGAAAGGACTTactacaaaaatgaagaaaaaattggaaGTTCTTATAACTCAAACATCACAGTATATCCAGCCTTCAACGATGATAGCACATATCGTTGTACTGCTTCTGGGATGTATATTTTGGGGATGTCATGGACAGAAACTTCAAGACCTTTAAAGATCCAAGTTCAAG AGCTGTTTCCgagtcctgtgctgacagccagccCCTCCTGGCCCATCGAGGGGAGCCCCGTGACCCTGACATGTGAGACCTGGCTTCCTCCACTGACATCGCACACTAGACTTCAGTTCTGTTTCTTCAAAGAGCACCGGGCTCTGGGGGCCGGCTGGAGCAACTCCCCGGAGCTCCAGATCCCCACCATGTGGAGTGAAGGCGCCGCCTCCTACTGGTGCCAAGCGAGGACGGTGATTCCCAGGATCCTGAAAACAAGCCCACGATCCCAGATACGTGTCCATA GGGTCCCTGTGTCTGATGTGAATCTAGAGACGCAGCCCCCTGTGGGCCAGCTGATTGAAGGAGAAGACCTCGTCCTTATCTGCTCAGTAGCTGCGGGCACAGGGACTGTCACGTTCTCCTGGCACCGGGAGGGCTCGGAGAGGAGTTTGGGCAGGAAGACCCAGAACGCCCTGTCTGCAGAGCTGCGGATAGCCTCCGTGAGGGAGCAGGATGCCGGGAGGTACTACTGTGCGGCCGACAACCTGGATGGCCCTGTCCTCAGTAAACGGATCAGAATCACACCGAGAG TTCCAGCGTCCCGCCCCGTCCTCACCGTCAGGACGCCCAGGGCCCAGGCCGTGGAGGGGGACGTGGTAGAGCTTCACTGCGAGGCCCAGAGGGGCTCTCCCCCCATCCTGTACCGGTTTTATCGCGAGGACGTCCCCCTGGGGAGCAGCTCGGCCCCCTCTGGAGGAGGAGCGTCCCTCAACCTCTCTCTGACCGCAGAACATTCTGGAAACTACTCCTGCGAGGCCAACAACGGCCTGAGAGTTCAGCGCAGTAAGATGGTGTCCCTCAGCATCACAG TTCCAGTGTCGCACCCTGTCCTCACCCTCAACCCTGATGTGGCCCAGGCTATGGTGGGAGATGTGTTAGAGCTTCGCtgtgaggcccagaggggttCTCCCCCGATCTTATACTGGTTTTATCATGAGGATGTCATCTTGGGGAACACCTCAGCCCCCTTTGGAGGCGGAGCATCTTTTAACCTCTCTCTGACCACAGAACATTCTGGAAACTACTCCTGTGGGGCTGACAATGGCCTGGGGGCTCAGAGCAGCGAGACGGTGTCACTTAACATCACAG GGGCAATCCCAAGGAACATCGGGAGCGTTCCTGGCCCAGACCCTCCAGCACAGGCCCTCCACAGCCCACGCGGTCTGAGCCGGCCAGCCCTAATGGAGCTACAGCCCTTGTACAGCAACG TCAGTCCTGGCGATGACGACCTGGTTTATTCCCAGATCTGGATCAGACAGCACAGAGAAGGAAGTCCAG CACATTCACCAAGGACGCATCAGAAGGGTGAG GTTTTCCACCAGGAACCTGCAATCGTCTATTCAGAGGTGAAGAGGGCAGACCCCTACGACCCTGCACGGCAGGACTGTGAGGAGGCCGCAGAAGGCTATGAGAACGTCCCGTGCACGTCGCTGGCCTCGGACCACTAG
- the LOC122212432 gene encoding Fc receptor-like protein 2 isoform X7, translated as MFCEHRWDRSLAFGETVFPCPRPGPAPMLLWLLLILAPGRQPAGALPKALLLLKPPWSTAFEGETVTLFCKDHHSLAWEYVSWYHNETPLRKQSGRLQISKSGHYRCKTQRSSLSDPVHVQFLPDWLVLQASHPAFERDKVVLRCRGKEEEDIMERTYYKNEEKIGSSYNSNITVYPAFNDDSTYRCTASGMYILGMSWTETSRPLKIQVQELFPSPVLTASPSWPIEGSPVTLTCETWLPPLTSHTRLQFCFFKEHRALGAGWSNSPELQIPTMWSEGAASYWCQARTVIPRILKTSPRSQIRVHRVPVSDVNLETQPPVGQLIEGEDLVLICSVAAGTGTVTFSWHREGSERSLGRKTQNALSAELRIASVREQDAGRYYCAADNLDGPVLSKRIRITPRVPASRPVLTVRTPRAQAVEGDVVELHCEAQRGSPPILYRFYREDVPLGSSSAPSGGGASLNLSLTAEHSGNYSCEANNGLRVQRSKMVSLSITGAIPRNIGSVPGPDPPAQALHSPRGLSRPALMELQPLYSNVSPGDDDLVYSQIWIRQHREGSPAHSPRTHQKGEVFHQEPAIVYSEVKRADPYDPARQDCEEAAEGYENVPCTSLASDH; from the exons ATGTTCTGCGAACACAG ATGGGACAGAAGCCTGGCTTTTGGTGAGACAGTCTTCCCCTGCCCTCGGCCAGGCCCGGCCCCCATGCTTCTGTGGCTGCTGCTGATCCTGG CTCCCGGACGACAGCCGGCAG GAGCACTTCCAAAAGCTTTACTTCTCCTCAAACCTCCATGGTCCACAGCCTTCGAAGGAGAGACAGTGACTCTCTTCTGTAAGGATCACCATTCTCTAGCCTGGGAATACGTATCTTGGTATCACAATGAGACTCCCTTGAGAAAACAATCCGGAAGACTCCAAATAAGCAAGTCTGGACATTACAGATGCAAGACCCAAAGATCTTCCCTCAGTGACCCCGTGCATGTGCAGTTTTTACCTG ACTGGCTGGTCCTCCAGGCCTCACACCCTGCCTTTGAAAGAGATAAAGTGGTTCTGAGATGccgagggaaagaagaagaagatattaTGGAAAGGACTTactacaaaaatgaagaaaaaattggaaGTTCTTATAACTCAAACATCACAGTATATCCAGCCTTCAACGATGATAGCACATATCGTTGTACTGCTTCTGGGATGTATATTTTGGGGATGTCATGGACAGAAACTTCAAGACCTTTAAAGATCCAAGTTCAAG AGCTGTTTCCgagtcctgtgctgacagccagccCCTCCTGGCCCATCGAGGGGAGCCCCGTGACCCTGACATGTGAGACCTGGCTTCCTCCACTGACATCGCACACTAGACTTCAGTTCTGTTTCTTCAAAGAGCACCGGGCTCTGGGGGCCGGCTGGAGCAACTCCCCGGAGCTCCAGATCCCCACCATGTGGAGTGAAGGCGCCGCCTCCTACTGGTGCCAAGCGAGGACGGTGATTCCCAGGATCCTGAAAACAAGCCCACGATCCCAGATACGTGTCCATA GGGTCCCTGTGTCTGATGTGAATCTAGAGACGCAGCCCCCTGTGGGCCAGCTGATTGAAGGAGAAGACCTCGTCCTTATCTGCTCAGTAGCTGCGGGCACAGGGACTGTCACGTTCTCCTGGCACCGGGAGGGCTCGGAGAGGAGTTTGGGCAGGAAGACCCAGAACGCCCTGTCTGCAGAGCTGCGGATAGCCTCCGTGAGGGAGCAGGATGCCGGGAGGTACTACTGTGCGGCCGACAACCTGGATGGCCCTGTCCTCAGTAAACGGATCAGAATCACACCGAGAG TTCCAGCGTCCCGCCCCGTCCTCACCGTCAGGACGCCCAGGGCCCAGGCCGTGGAGGGGGACGTGGTAGAGCTTCACTGCGAGGCCCAGAGGGGCTCTCCCCCCATCCTGTACCGGTTTTATCGCGAGGACGTCCCCCTGGGGAGCAGCTCGGCCCCCTCTGGAGGAGGAGCGTCCCTCAACCTCTCTCTGACCGCAGAACATTCTGGAAACTACTCCTGCGAGGCCAACAACGGCCTGAGAGTTCAGCGCAGTAAGATGGTGTCCCTCAGCATCACAG GGGCAATCCCAAGGAACATCGGGAGCGTTCCTGGCCCAGACCCTCCAGCACAGGCCCTCCACAGCCCACGCGGTCTGAGCCGGCCAGCCCTAATGGAGCTACAGCCCTTGTACAGCAACG TCAGTCCTGGCGATGACGACCTGGTTTATTCCCAGATCTGGATCAGACAGCACAGAGAAGGAAGTCCAG CACATTCACCAAGGACGCATCAGAAGGGTGAG GTTTTCCACCAGGAACCTGCAATCGTCTATTCAGAGGTGAAGAGGGCAGACCCCTACGACCCTGCACGGCAGGACTGTGAGGAGGCCGCAGAAGGCTATGAGAACGTCCCGTGCACGTCGCTGGCCTCGGACCACTAG
- the LOC122212432 gene encoding Fc receptor-like protein 3 isoform X4, which yields MFCEHRWDRSLAFGETVFPCPRPGPAPMLLWLLLILAPGRQPAGALPKALLLLKPPWSTAFEGETVTLFCKDHHSLAWEYVSWYHNETPLRKQSGRLQISKSGHYRCKTQRSSLSDPVHVQFLPDWLVLQASHPAFERDKVVLRCRGKEEEDIMERTYYKNEEKIGSSYNSNITVYPAFNDDSTYRCTASGMYILGMSWTETSRPLKIQVQELFPSPVLTASPSWPIEGSPVTLTCETWLPPLTSHTRLQFCFFKEHRALGAGWSNSPELQIPTMWSEGAASYWCQARTVIPRILKTSPRSQIRVHRVPVSDVNLETQPPVGQLIEGEDLVLICSVAAGTGTVTFSWHREGSERSLGRKTQNALSAELRIASVREQDAGRYYCAADNLDGPVLSKRIRITPRVPASRPVLTVRTPRAQAVEGDVVELHCEAQRGSPPILYRFYREDVPLGSSSAPSGGGASLNLSLTAEHSGNYSCEANNGLRVQRSKMVSLSITVPVSHPVLTLNPDVAQAMVGDVLELRCEAQRGSPPILYWFYHEDVILGNTSAPFGGGASFNLSLTTEHSGNYSCGADNGLGAQSSETVSLNITGLCKNKVTHITVGVIGCLLSMLGLAATAALVGRFRTQRKSVSPGDDDLVYSQIWIRQHREGSPAHSPRTHQKGEVFHQEPAIVYSEVKRADPYDPARQDCEEAAEGYENVPCTSLASDH from the exons ATGTTCTGCGAACACAG ATGGGACAGAAGCCTGGCTTTTGGTGAGACAGTCTTCCCCTGCCCTCGGCCAGGCCCGGCCCCCATGCTTCTGTGGCTGCTGCTGATCCTGG CTCCCGGACGACAGCCGGCAG GAGCACTTCCAAAAGCTTTACTTCTCCTCAAACCTCCATGGTCCACAGCCTTCGAAGGAGAGACAGTGACTCTCTTCTGTAAGGATCACCATTCTCTAGCCTGGGAATACGTATCTTGGTATCACAATGAGACTCCCTTGAGAAAACAATCCGGAAGACTCCAAATAAGCAAGTCTGGACATTACAGATGCAAGACCCAAAGATCTTCCCTCAGTGACCCCGTGCATGTGCAGTTTTTACCTG ACTGGCTGGTCCTCCAGGCCTCACACCCTGCCTTTGAAAGAGATAAAGTGGTTCTGAGATGccgagggaaagaagaagaagatattaTGGAAAGGACTTactacaaaaatgaagaaaaaattggaaGTTCTTATAACTCAAACATCACAGTATATCCAGCCTTCAACGATGATAGCACATATCGTTGTACTGCTTCTGGGATGTATATTTTGGGGATGTCATGGACAGAAACTTCAAGACCTTTAAAGATCCAAGTTCAAG AGCTGTTTCCgagtcctgtgctgacagccagccCCTCCTGGCCCATCGAGGGGAGCCCCGTGACCCTGACATGTGAGACCTGGCTTCCTCCACTGACATCGCACACTAGACTTCAGTTCTGTTTCTTCAAAGAGCACCGGGCTCTGGGGGCCGGCTGGAGCAACTCCCCGGAGCTCCAGATCCCCACCATGTGGAGTGAAGGCGCCGCCTCCTACTGGTGCCAAGCGAGGACGGTGATTCCCAGGATCCTGAAAACAAGCCCACGATCCCAGATACGTGTCCATA GGGTCCCTGTGTCTGATGTGAATCTAGAGACGCAGCCCCCTGTGGGCCAGCTGATTGAAGGAGAAGACCTCGTCCTTATCTGCTCAGTAGCTGCGGGCACAGGGACTGTCACGTTCTCCTGGCACCGGGAGGGCTCGGAGAGGAGTTTGGGCAGGAAGACCCAGAACGCCCTGTCTGCAGAGCTGCGGATAGCCTCCGTGAGGGAGCAGGATGCCGGGAGGTACTACTGTGCGGCCGACAACCTGGATGGCCCTGTCCTCAGTAAACGGATCAGAATCACACCGAGAG TTCCAGCGTCCCGCCCCGTCCTCACCGTCAGGACGCCCAGGGCCCAGGCCGTGGAGGGGGACGTGGTAGAGCTTCACTGCGAGGCCCAGAGGGGCTCTCCCCCCATCCTGTACCGGTTTTATCGCGAGGACGTCCCCCTGGGGAGCAGCTCGGCCCCCTCTGGAGGAGGAGCGTCCCTCAACCTCTCTCTGACCGCAGAACATTCTGGAAACTACTCCTGCGAGGCCAACAACGGCCTGAGAGTTCAGCGCAGTAAGATGGTGTCCCTCAGCATCACAG TTCCAGTGTCGCACCCTGTCCTCACCCTCAACCCTGATGTGGCCCAGGCTATGGTGGGAGATGTGTTAGAGCTTCGCtgtgaggcccagaggggttCTCCCCCGATCTTATACTGGTTTTATCATGAGGATGTCATCTTGGGGAACACCTCAGCCCCCTTTGGAGGCGGAGCATCTTTTAACCTCTCTCTGACCACAGAACATTCTGGAAACTACTCCTGTGGGGCTGACAATGGCCTGGGGGCTCAGAGCAGCGAGACGGTGTCACTTAACATCACAG GGCTTTGCAAGAACAAAGTAACCCATATCACTGTGGGAGTCATCGGGTGCTTGCTAAGCATGCTTGGTCTCGCTGCTACGGCTGCTCTGGTGGGTCGCTTCAGAACCCAAAGGAAGTCAG TCAGTCCTGGCGATGACGACCTGGTTTATTCCCAGATCTGGATCAGACAGCACAGAGAAGGAAGTCCAG CACATTCACCAAGGACGCATCAGAAGGGTGAG GTTTTCCACCAGGAACCTGCAATCGTCTATTCAGAGGTGAAGAGGGCAGACCCCTACGACCCTGCACGGCAGGACTGTGAGGAGGCCGCAGAAGGCTATGAGAACGTCCCGTGCACGTCGCTGGCCTCGGACCACTAG